One region of Chaetodon auriga isolate fChaAug3 chromosome 5, fChaAug3.hap1, whole genome shotgun sequence genomic DNA includes:
- the kgd4 gene encoding alpha-ketoglutarate dehydrogenase component 4, which produces MGSKVSSKMAAPAARVIQAVRPHTPLIKFPNRQDMVRPNAQEALKTLAVNFSPHASGSHPATAPPPLSRPHIPLTPIPGTADTLASIQLLPARYRRRPLTVDEMDFIQRGGPE; this is translated from the exons ATGGGGAGCAAAGTCAGCTCCAAAATGGCTGCCCCCGCCGCCCGAGTTATCCAG gcTGTTCGGCCTCACACTCCTCTGATCAAGTTTCCCAATAGACAAGACATGGTGAGGCCCAATG CCCAAGAGGCATTGAAAACGTTAGCAGTTAACTTCTCACCACACGCCTCGGGTTCCCATCCAGCTACAGCGCCGCCTCCGTTATCAAGACCTCACATACCTTTGACCCCAATCCCTGGCACAGCTGACACGCTGGCCTCTATTCAGCTACTACCTGCAAGGTACCGCAGGAGACCGCTGACAGTGGATGAAATGGACTTCATCCAG CGTGGTGGACCAGAGTGA
- the pdxp gene encoding pyridoxal phosphate phosphatase — protein MAGAFGFKGCQKIRGPQIRSLLEAKDFILFDCDGVIWHGEKAITGAAKVVSSLIRHGKNVVFVTNNCTRPRENYVHKFCRLGFTDVMLDQIFSSSYCSALYLRDVVKVRGQVFVIGCDGLRRELQEAGIPCVEEADDPDATIYDCALAPDVKAVLVGHDDKLTFLKLAKASCYLRDPDCLFLATDNDPWHPLSGGRILPGSGSLTAALEVSSGRKATVIGKPSRFMFECISSQFRGVDPAQCLMIGDRLETDMLFGSNCGLDTMLTLTGVSQIEEAQEYRNSELTTNHSLVPDYVVDTIADFLPAFEELEEQSN, from the exons ATGGCAGGCGCCTTTGGGTTCAAAGGCTGCCAGAAAATTCGAGGTCCGCAGATCAGAAGTCTGCTTGAGGCGAAGGACTTCATTCTGTTCGACTGCGACGGGGTCATATGGCACGGAGAGAAGGCGATCACTGGCGCGGCGAAGGTGGTGAGTTCGCTGATCCGGCACGGCAAAAACGTAGTGTTCGTCACCAACAACTGCACCAGGCCCCGCGAGAATTATGTGCACAAGTTCTGCCGGCTGGGCTTCACCGACGTGATGCTGGACCAGATCTTCAGCTCGTCGTACTGCTCGGCTCTCTACCTGAGAGACGTCGTCAAGGTCCGCGGCCAGGTGTTTGTCATCGGCTGCGACGGACTGcgcagagagctgcaggaggcGGGCATCCCCTGCGTGGAAGAGGCGGACGACCCGGACGCCACCATCTACGACTGCGCCCTGGCTCCGGACGTCAAGGCAGTGCTGGTGGGACATGATGATAAACTGACTTTTCTCAAACTGGCCAAAGCCTCGTGCTACCTGAGGGACCCGGACTGTCTGTTCCTGGCCACCGACAACGATCCCTGGCACCCTCTGTCAGGTGGACGGATACTGCCAG GTTCTGGATCTCTCACTGCAGCCCTGGAGGTGTCCTCAGGTCGCAAGGCCACTGTGATCGGCAAGCCCAGCCGCTTCATGTTCGAGTGCATCTCCAGTCAGTTCAGGGGGGTGGACCCCGCCCAGTGCCTGATGATCGGCGACCGCCTGGAGACGGATATGCTGTTCGGGTCCAACTGCGGCCTCGACACGATGCTCACTCTCACTGGTGTGTCTCAGATCGAGGAGGCCCAGGAGTACAGGAATAGCGAGCTGACCACCAACCACAGCTTGGTACCCGACTACGTGGTGGACACCATCGCCGATTTCTTACCTGCTTTTGAGGAACTGGAGGAACAGAGCAATTGA